A single genomic interval of Osmerus eperlanus chromosome 14, fOsmEpe2.1, whole genome shotgun sequence harbors:
- the gpr107 gene encoding protein GPR107, with product MATDKRIWTGVFVLVLLHLSQSHCRLHHLVLKDDIRHKVHLNTFGFYKHGYMIVNMSSLTLSGEDIDQIDSSTVGFSLDRTSSNGFSTYLDEDLDYCVLKKNPSSDVPVAMLLFDFQKEDVKMKMSVDENKFPDIISGFHGVRKTVAGGDQDKTAEEQEAANPQTDPVNGKNAGGSKTKRDVSEKKTVLSYPLHQKDSSYSFQFHFNISTDEQQGLYNFYFHNCKDTTVIANPLRFSMEISIVEKNPNSYLSAGEIPLPKLYIIMSMFFFVIGTLWVHILRTRRTDVYKIHWLMAALPFTKCLSLIFHAIDYHYISNQGFPIEGWAVVYYITHLLKGALLFITIALIGTGWAFVKHILSDKDKKIFMIVIPLQVLANVAYIIIESTEEGTTEYGLWKEILFLVDLLCCGAILFPVVWSIRHLQEASSTDGKAAINLAQLKLFRHYYVMIVCYIYFTRIIAILIKFIVPFQWKWLYQLLDELATLVFFFLTGHQFRPASYNPYLLLSAEDEEDLEMDDVITTSTAMGDGVKKVKKVSNGSSPEERESMA from the exons ATGGCGACTGACAAAAGAATATGGACGGGAGTATTTGTATTAGTTTTGTTACATCTCAGCCAAAGTCACTGTAGGCTTCATCACCTAGTACTCAAG GATGACATCCGACACAAAGTCCACTTGAACACCTTTGGATTCTACAAGCACGGTTATATGATTGTGAACATGTCAAGCCTAACCCTTTCAGGAGAGGACATTGACCAGATTGACAGCTCCACG GTTGGATTTAGCCTGGATAGAACCAGCAGTAATGGATTCTCTACTTACTTG GATGAAGACCTGGACTATTGTGTCCTGAAGAAGAATCCCAGTAGTGATGTTCCTGTGGCAATGCTGTTATTTGACTTCCAAAAGGAAGA CGTGAAGATGAAGATGTCCGTAGACGAGAACAAGTTCCCCGACATCATTAGCGGTTTCCATGGAGTTAGGAAGACTGTTGCTGGAGGAGACCAAGACAAAACTGCAGAAGAGCAAGAAGCTGCCAACCCCCAGACAGACCCAGTGAATGGGAAGAATGCTG GTGGGAGTAAAACCAAGAGAGATGTTTCAGAG AAAAAGACAGTGCTTTCATACCCTCTCCACCAGAAAGATAGTTCATACTCATTCCAG TTTCACTTCAATATCAGCACGGATGAACAGCAAGGACTTTACAACTTTTATTTCCACAACTGCAAAGACACTACTGTAATAGCTAACCCTTTACGCTTCAGCATGGAG ATTAGTATTGTGGAGAAAAACCCTAACAGTTACCTCTCTGCTGGTGAAATACCCTTGCCGAAGTTGTACATCATCATGTCCATGTTTTTCTTTGTCATCGGCACACTCTGGGTCCACATCCTCCGCACACGCAG AACTGATGTATATAAAATCCACTGGCTGATGGCAGCTCTTCCCTTCACCAAGTGTCTCTCACTCATCTTCCATGCG ATTGACTACCACTACATCTCAAACCAAGGGTTCCCGATTGAAGGCTGGGCAGTTGTGTATTACATTACTCATCT ACTGAAGGGGGCGCTATTGTTCATCACCATTGCTCTGATAGGGACTGGCTGGGCTTTTGTCAAGCATATCCTCTCAGATAAGGACAAGAAGATTTTTATGATAGTCATTCCACTACAG GTGCTGGCTAACGTTGCATACATCATAATTGAGTCGACTGAGGAGGGCACCACAGAATATGGCTTGTGGAAGGAGATTCTTTTCCTGGTCGACTTGCTTTGCTGTGGGGCCATTCTCTTCCCTGTGGTTTG GTCAATAAGACATTTACAAGAAGCCTCATCCACAGATGGTAAAG CTGCCATCAATCTTGCCCAGTTGAAGCTCTTCAGGCACTACTATGTGATG ATTGTGTGCTATATATACTTCACTCGTATAATAGCCATTCTCATCAAATTCATCGTGCCTTTTCAGTGGAAATGGCTATATCAG CTATTGGACGAGCTGGCCACTCTGGTGTTTTTCTTCCTGACGGGTCACCAATTCCGTCCCGCCTCTTATAACCCTTACCTGCTGCTGTCtgcagaggatgaggaggacctGGAGATGGATGACGT